In Capillimicrobium parvum, a genomic segment contains:
- a CDS encoding GNAT family N-acetyltransferase produces the protein MLRPATPGDRPQLIALALAEDAAWSGAPAVSAEEAGELIDPFGRGVVLDRDGRLAGHAACGEGGEAILLVDPADDPGPALEALVAWLGERGHHEVVTYARDTRRIAWLEANGFTHRHSAFDLQRGIDPPPPPAVWPSGVAVARYRPGEDDDAVHALIYVDAAWGEVPGHTQRSLESWRSMVTPDYRGWVARRDERPVGWVAGRVFSDGRGWLKQIAVARCARRLGLGRALMLHSLADLRSSGAASFGLGVRADNENALGLYRDAGFEVEREWREYARPTPIGPPAGGAA, from the coding sequence ATGCTGCGCCCCGCCACACCCGGCGACCGCCCCCAGCTCATCGCGCTGGCGCTCGCCGAGGATGCAGCGTGGTCCGGCGCGCCCGCGGTGTCCGCCGAGGAGGCCGGCGAGCTCATCGATCCCTTCGGCCGCGGGGTGGTCCTCGATCGCGACGGTCGCCTGGCGGGCCATGCCGCGTGCGGCGAGGGCGGCGAGGCGATCCTACTGGTGGACCCCGCCGACGACCCTGGGCCCGCGCTGGAGGCGCTCGTCGCATGGCTTGGCGAGCGCGGTCATCACGAGGTCGTCACCTACGCCCGCGACACGCGGCGAATCGCGTGGCTCGAAGCCAACGGCTTCACCCATCGGCACTCGGCCTTCGATCTCCAGCGCGGCATCGACCCGCCGCCCCCGCCCGCGGTCTGGCCGAGCGGGGTCGCCGTCGCGCGCTACCGGCCCGGCGAGGACGACGATGCCGTCCACGCGCTGATCTACGTCGACGCTGCCTGGGGGGAGGTGCCCGGACACACGCAGAGGTCGCTGGAATCCTGGCGGTCGATGGTCACGCCCGACTACCGTGGCTGGGTCGCACGCCGCGACGAGCGTCCCGTCGGCTGGGTCGCCGGCCGCGTCTTCAGCGACGGGCGCGGATGGCTCAAGCAGATCGCCGTCGCCCGCTGCGCGCGCCGTCTCGGTCTCGGCCGCGCGCTCATGCTGCACTCGCTCGCCGACCTTCGCTCCAGCGGTGCGGCCTCGTTCGGCCTCGGGGTGCGGGCCGACAACGAGAACGCCCTCGGCCTGTACCGCGACGCCGGGTTCGAGGTCGAACGCGAATGGCGCGAGTACGCGCGGCCGACCCCCATCGGTCCTCCCGCAGGTGGTGCGGCGTGA
- a CDS encoding alpha/beta fold hydrolase, whose protein sequence is MFGVLAAAMPAGAVTPPAAAASALAWKRCADPAQRGFQCATLRVPLDYGDPGGRTIRLAVVRRPATDRKHRIGTLFFNFGGPGAAGASLLPLAPIPAALRARFDIASWDPRGVGASTAVQCFASPQAESAFLDDVTLSFPVGRVQMGAWLDRYAQLYRRCDRRNGDLLRHVSTADTARDLNRLRRAVGDRRLNYDGFSYGTFLGATYANLFPDRVRAMVLDANLDPQAYVGREIDANGGRFLSTDLRTGSDLSSAETLNAFLDLCGSADAAHCAFTAGSPEATRAKYADLLTRLRTDPRSATLTYAQVVSITGNDLYSVASWPSLATTLQDLWTTGDAAPPTAIPGQQIGQAFAIRCSESPNPGPAAFPSLDAFAYQRAGPIGPYWSWTSAACASWRAKAADRYSGPWDRRTAHPVLVVNNTYDPASPYRAAVAMARRLARARLLTVDGYGHIVGTRSTCATRYIDRYLIRIKLPPAGTRCRQDRPPFGPGP, encoded by the coding sequence ATGTTCGGCGTGCTGGCCGCCGCGATGCCGGCGGGTGCCGTGACGCCGCCCGCCGCGGCGGCGTCGGCGCTCGCCTGGAAGCGTTGCGCCGACCCCGCTCAGCGGGGCTTTCAGTGCGCCACGCTTCGGGTGCCGCTGGACTACGGCGATCCGGGCGGCCGCACGATCCGGCTCGCCGTGGTCCGGCGTCCGGCCACCGACCGCAAGCACCGGATCGGCACGCTGTTCTTCAACTTCGGTGGGCCGGGCGCCGCCGGCGCGTCGCTGCTTCCCCTGGCGCCGATCCCGGCCGCGTTGCGCGCGCGCTTCGACATCGCCAGCTGGGACCCGCGGGGGGTCGGTGCGAGCACCGCGGTGCAGTGCTTTGCGTCGCCCCAGGCCGAGAGCGCCTTCCTCGACGACGTCACCCTCTCGTTTCCGGTCGGCCGCGTGCAGATGGGCGCCTGGCTCGATCGGTATGCGCAGCTGTATCGCCGCTGCGACAGACGCAACGGTGACCTGTTGCGCCACGTGTCGACCGCGGACACCGCCCGGGACCTGAATCGGTTGCGCCGCGCCGTCGGCGACCGGCGCCTGAACTACGACGGGTTCTCCTACGGAACCTTCCTGGGTGCCACCTACGCCAACCTGTTCCCCGACCGCGTGCGCGCCATGGTGCTCGACGCGAACCTCGACCCGCAGGCCTATGTGGGCCGGGAGATCGACGCGAACGGCGGCCGCTTCCTGAGCACCGACCTGCGCACGGGCTCCGACCTCAGCTCGGCCGAGACCCTGAACGCGTTCCTCGACCTCTGCGGCAGCGCCGACGCCGCCCACTGCGCGTTCACGGCCGGCAGCCCCGAGGCGACCCGCGCCAAGTACGCGGACCTGCTGACACGACTTCGGACCGATCCCCGGAGCGCGACGCTGACCTATGCGCAGGTGGTGTCGATCACGGGCAACGATCTCTATTCGGTGGCGAGCTGGCCGTCGCTCGCGACCACGCTGCAGGACCTGTGGACCACCGGCGACGCGGCGCCGCCGACGGCGATCCCGGGGCAGCAGATCGGACAGGCCTTCGCCATCCGCTGTTCGGAGAGTCCCAACCCCGGTCCGGCCGCCTTCCCGTCCCTGGACGCGTTCGCCTACCAGCGCGCCGGACCCATCGGGCCGTACTGGTCGTGGACGAGCGCGGCCTGCGCGAGCTGGCGCGCGAAAGCGGCCGACCGCTACAGCGGCCCCTGGGACCGGCGCACCGCCCACCCGGTGCTGGTGGTCAACAACACCTACGACCCGGCCAGCCCATACCGGGCCGCCGTCGCCATGGCGCGCCGGCTCGCCCGGGCGCGCCTGCTGACCGTCGACGGCTACGGACACATCGTGGGGACCCGCAGCACCTGCGCGACGCGCTACATCGATCGCTACCTCATCCGGATCAAGCTGCCGCCGGCCGGCACCAGGTGCCGCCAGGACCGGCCACCGTTCGGTCCAGGCCCCTGA
- the rph gene encoding rifamycin-inactivating phosphotransferase: protein MWRGAASRCPCAGDRLTLVGPPRPLGALHECRRPPPHPKYRLLGGLFQAPGCAPYSLAASDEGSNAMGTVEDAAVTVGGDRTGDHTPRPDRYVLGLEEIDATQVARVGGKGAHLGELSQIEGIRVPPGFCVTTAAFRRVMAHAPSIDGRLDRLSRLRPDDREAIRALSAEIRRTIEAVALPDDVTAAITVALGRLGVQAAYAVRSSATAEDSPTASFAGQHDTYLNIVGPAAVLEHVSRAWASLFTERAVTYRLRNGFDHRKVQMAVVVQRMVLPQAAGVLFTADPVTSNRNVASVEAGFGLGEALVSGLANADVYRVRDDAVVAKAVARKHLAIHASPAGGTQERAIDAQRREQPALTDAQVVQLVRLGRRVEGHFGRPQDIEWCLADDGFEIVQSRPITTLFPVPAAGDGANRVYVSVGHQQMMTDPMKPLGLSVFQLTALPPMHEAGGRLFVDVTARLASPTSRADLLEALGRSDPLIGDALQSILERGDFIASLPDDGPGGPPPGGAPAAIDADPAIVTELIGRGQASIAALKRSIRARSGSALFDFILADIQELKRIVFDPRSRQVIMAGMEATWWLNEQLEAWLGEANAADALTQSAPGNVTSEMGLALLDVADVIRPHPDVVAFLRHVEDDDFLDELPELAGGREAHDAILAYLDTYGMRCVGEIDITRPRWSERPATLVPLILGNVENLAPGAGARRFEQGRQEAWNKERELLERLRALPDGERRAEEVKGMIDRVRTFIGYREYPKYVIVSRYFVYKQALLEEAERLVGAGVLGEKEDSFHLTFQELHDVVRTHQVDDQLISERKHAFRSYQALTPPRVLTSEGEAIAGAYRRDDVPTGALVGLAVSGGTVEGRARVILDMAQADIEPGDILVTAFTDPSWSPLFVAVEGLVTEVGGLMTHGAVIAREYGLPAVVGVEHATRLIADGQRIRVHGTEGYVEILPPPAA from the coding sequence GTGTGGCGGGGCGCAGCATCGCGTTGTCCTTGCGCTGGCGATCGCCTGACGCTCGTCGGCCCGCCGCGGCCGCTGGGAGCGCTGCACGAGTGCCGTCGCCCCCCGCCACATCCAAAGTATCGCCTGCTGGGGGGCTTGTTTCAAGCCCCGGGGTGTGCTCCATACTCGCTCGCCGCAAGCGACGAAGGGAGCAACGCGATGGGCACGGTGGAGGATGCGGCGGTGACCGTTGGAGGCGATCGGACCGGGGACCACACCCCCCGGCCCGACCGCTACGTGCTGGGTCTCGAGGAGATCGACGCGACGCAGGTCGCGCGCGTCGGCGGCAAGGGCGCGCACCTGGGGGAGCTCTCGCAGATCGAGGGCATCCGCGTGCCGCCGGGCTTCTGCGTGACGACGGCCGCCTTCCGGCGGGTCATGGCGCACGCCCCGTCGATCGACGGTCGGCTCGATCGCCTGTCGCGCCTGAGGCCCGACGACCGGGAAGCGATCCGCGCGCTCAGCGCGGAGATCCGGCGGACCATCGAAGCGGTCGCGCTGCCCGACGACGTGACGGCGGCGATCACCGTCGCGCTCGGCCGTCTCGGCGTGCAGGCCGCGTACGCCGTCCGGTCGAGTGCGACCGCGGAGGACTCGCCGACGGCCTCCTTCGCCGGCCAGCACGACACGTACCTGAACATCGTGGGGCCGGCCGCGGTCCTCGAGCACGTCAGCCGGGCCTGGGCCTCGCTGTTCACCGAGCGCGCCGTGACCTATCGCCTGCGCAACGGCTTCGACCACCGCAAGGTCCAGATGGCGGTCGTCGTGCAGCGGATGGTCCTCCCGCAGGCGGCGGGCGTCCTGTTCACGGCCGATCCGGTCACGTCGAACCGGAACGTCGCCTCGGTGGAGGCCGGCTTCGGCCTCGGCGAGGCCCTCGTCTCCGGCCTGGCGAACGCGGACGTCTACCGGGTGCGCGACGACGCCGTCGTCGCCAAGGCGGTCGCACGCAAGCACCTGGCCATCCACGCGTCGCCGGCAGGCGGCACGCAGGAACGGGCCATCGACGCGCAGCGCCGGGAGCAGCCGGCGCTGACGGACGCGCAGGTCGTCCAGCTCGTCCGGCTCGGCCGGCGGGTCGAAGGGCACTTCGGCCGCCCCCAGGACATCGAATGGTGCCTGGCCGACGACGGCTTCGAGATCGTCCAGAGCCGGCCGATCACCACGTTGTTCCCGGTCCCCGCGGCCGGAGACGGGGCGAACCGCGTCTACGTCTCCGTCGGCCATCAGCAGATGATGACCGACCCCATGAAGCCCCTCGGGCTCTCCGTGTTCCAGTTGACGGCGCTGCCGCCGATGCACGAGGCCGGCGGGAGGCTGTTCGTCGACGTCACCGCGCGGCTGGCTTCGCCGACGAGCCGCGCGGACCTCCTGGAGGCGCTCGGGAGATCCGATCCGCTGATCGGGGACGCGCTGCAGAGCATCCTGGAACGCGGCGACTTCATCGCGTCGCTCCCGGACGACGGTCCCGGCGGGCCGCCACCCGGGGGCGCACCGGCCGCGATCGATGCCGATCCAGCCATCGTCACCGAGCTGATCGGGCGCGGCCAGGCGTCCATCGCCGCCTTGAAGCGCAGCATCCGGGCGAGGTCCGGTTCGGCGCTGTTCGACTTCATCCTGGCCGACATCCAGGAGCTGAAGCGGATCGTGTTCGACCCACGGAGCCGGCAGGTGATCATGGCCGGGATGGAGGCCACGTGGTGGCTCAACGAGCAGCTGGAGGCGTGGCTGGGCGAGGCGAACGCGGCCGACGCGCTGACGCAGTCCGCCCCCGGGAACGTCACGTCGGAGATGGGGCTGGCGCTCCTGGACGTCGCCGACGTCATCCGCCCGCATCCGGACGTGGTGGCCTTCCTGCGCCACGTGGAGGACGACGACTTCCTCGACGAGCTGCCCGAGCTCGCGGGCGGGCGGGAGGCGCACGACGCGATCCTGGCCTACCTCGACACGTACGGCATGCGCTGCGTCGGGGAGATCGACATCACGAGGCCGCGGTGGAGCGAACGTCCTGCCACGCTCGTGCCCTTGATCCTCGGCAACGTCGAGAACCTCGCGCCCGGCGCCGGCGCGCGGCGCTTCGAGCAGGGCCGCCAGGAGGCCTGGAACAAGGAGCGGGAGCTGTTGGAGCGGTTGCGGGCCCTGCCGGACGGGGAACGCAGGGCCGAAGAGGTCAAGGGGATGATCGACCGCGTCCGGACCTTCATCGGGTACCGGGAGTATCCGAAGTACGTCATCGTCAGCCGCTACTTCGTCTACAAGCAGGCCTTGCTGGAGGAGGCCGAGCGGCTTGTCGGGGCCGGCGTGCTCGGTGAGAAGGAGGACAGCTTCCACCTCACGTTCCAGGAGCTCCACGACGTCGTGCGCACGCACCAGGTCGATGATCAGCTCATCTCCGAGCGCAAGCACGCGTTCAGGTCCTATCAGGCGCTCACACCGCCCCGGGTGCTCACGTCGGAGGGCGAGGCCATCGCCGGGGCCTACCGGCGCGACGACGTGCCGACCGGCGCGCTGGTCGGCCTGGCGGTCTCGGGCGGGACCGTCGAGGGCCGGGCCCGCGTCATCCTGGACATGGCCCAGGCCGACATCGAGCCTGGCGACATCCTGGTCACGGCCTTCACCGACCCGAGCTGGTCGCCGCTGTTCGTCGCGGTCGAGGGCCTCGTGACGGAGGTGGGGGGCCTGATGACCCACGGCGCGGTGATCGCCCGGGAGTACGGCCTGCCGGCCGTCGTGGGGGTCGAGCATGCCACCCGGCTGATCGCGGACGGGCAGCGGATCCGCGTGCACGGAACGGAGGGGTACGTCGAGATCCTGCCCCCGCCGGCCGCTTGA
- a CDS encoding alpha/beta fold hydrolase, with amino-acid sequence MLTTGEEVAPLDPLPCPVTLAWSGSDTLLPVEVNGAVARARLPDARLVVLPGVGHVPMIDDPEGVARTILQTPGAVAQHR; translated from the coding sequence ATCCTCACGACCGGCGAGGAGGTCGCCCCGCTCGATCCGCTGCCGTGCCCGGTCACGCTGGCCTGGTCGGGCAGCGACACGCTGCTGCCCGTCGAGGTCAACGGCGCCGTCGCGCGTGCGCGCCTGCCGGACGCTCGCCTCGTGGTGCTCCCCGGGGTCGGGCACGTCCCGATGATCGACGACCCGGAGGGCGTCGCCCGCACCATCCTGCAGACCCCCGGGGCGGTCGCCCAGCACCGGTGA
- a CDS encoding ABC transporter permease, with the protein MSDAITIAGHALREAVRRRVLLVVALLTAVFLGLYALAAIEVFNSLQKTNGVGLIPIDQKVLAGGTLLGLAMFVALFLGVVLAIFLTLGAVRGDADRGLLQPLVVRPVGRTTLLTGRLLAASAVCAPYVVIVFLVAALITRAAGDFTPASLVVPAAGLALGVVTVVAISLLGSTVLGTTANGIAIFMVFATGLAAGLLGQIGDALDVGGLKTASSVISWIVPFEALYQNGLHALTANVGGAAGVIVQLGPFGGASDVSAAIWPWAVAWSAVVWALAALAFRRRDL; encoded by the coding sequence GTGAGCGACGCGATCACCATCGCCGGTCATGCGCTGCGGGAGGCGGTCCGCCGCCGCGTGCTGCTGGTCGTGGCGCTGCTGACCGCGGTCTTCCTCGGCCTCTACGCGCTGGCCGCCATCGAGGTGTTCAACTCGCTCCAGAAGACGAACGGCGTGGGCCTCATCCCGATCGACCAGAAGGTGCTGGCGGGCGGGACCCTGCTCGGCCTGGCGATGTTCGTCGCGCTCTTCCTCGGCGTGGTCCTGGCCATCTTCCTCACGCTCGGAGCGGTCCGCGGCGACGCCGACCGCGGGCTGCTGCAGCCGCTGGTCGTGCGTCCGGTGGGACGGACGACGCTGCTGACCGGGCGGCTGCTCGCCGCCTCCGCCGTCTGCGCGCCGTACGTCGTGATCGTCTTCCTCGTCGCCGCGCTCATCACGCGCGCCGCCGGCGACTTCACGCCCGCGTCGCTCGTCGTTCCCGCGGCCGGGCTGGCGCTGGGGGTCGTCACCGTGGTGGCGATCTCGCTGCTCGGCTCGACCGTGCTCGGGACCACCGCCAACGGCATCGCGATCTTCATGGTCTTCGCCACGGGACTCGCCGCTGGGCTTCTGGGCCAGATCGGCGACGCGCTCGACGTCGGCGGACTGAAGACGGCCAGCTCGGTCATCTCGTGGATCGTGCCGTTCGAGGCGCTCTATCAGAACGGGCTGCACGCCCTGACCGCGAACGTCGGCGGCGCGGCCGGCGTGATCGTGCAGCTCGGGCCGTTCGGCGGCGCCAGCGACGTCAGCGCCGCGATCTGGCCATGGGCGGTGGCGTGGTCCGCCGTCGTGTGGGCGCTGGCGGCGCTGGCGTTCCGCCGCCGCGATCTGTGA
- the dacB gene encoding D-alanyl-D-alanine carboxypeptidase/D-alanyl-D-alanine endopeptidase, whose translation MRPTRPGCVVVAVAAAVAFGGAAATGQAASPGARAAATAKLVKTIHRIESKPRYHQSDWGYQVVDQRTGKVLAGQRTHKMFDPGSTMKLYSVSAALAMYGPSYRFRTPVYRQGPVAGGTLSGNLVLVASGDPSLGLREQPNGTLDYESLPAANQSYADQLPGAVEPPGNPLAGLDQLAQSVRASGVTQINGDVIVDDRLFKVYDGFPDGLMSAIWVNENLVDLLVTPGTVGGPASIAPRPITGTYVVDNKVTTVAKGRPTNLTVSEPTKGTIEVRGTIAAGSPPTLRVWEIADPAAFARTAFIEALQRAGVTVSAATTGPNPATLLPAKDSYSASDLVGEHVSATLSQFAKLILKVSWNRGADVMACLVAVRLGSTDCADGMRGEVRHAVGLGVPRNGVVPQDGAGSDDQGRTTPAAMVTLLRRAAKTPYGNALVDALPILGRDGTLANVLSRSPAAGHAQIKTGNRVVSNSAGQIIVLGNSLAGYVQTRSGRHVVVMIAVGNVPIRTSLAFLNVVTDQARMLEAIYRDL comes from the coding sequence ATGAGACCGACACGCCCGGGGTGCGTCGTCGTCGCCGTCGCCGCCGCCGTCGCGTTCGGCGGCGCTGCCGCCACGGGGCAGGCGGCCTCGCCGGGCGCGCGGGCAGCCGCCACCGCGAAGCTCGTCAAGACGATCCACCGGATCGAGAGCAAGCCGCGATACCACCAGTCCGACTGGGGCTATCAGGTCGTCGATCAGCGCACCGGCAAGGTCCTGGCCGGCCAGCGCACCCACAAGATGTTCGACCCCGGGTCGACGATGAAGCTCTACTCGGTGTCCGCGGCGCTGGCGATGTACGGGCCGAGCTACCGCTTCCGCACGCCGGTCTACCGCCAGGGTCCGGTCGCCGGCGGCACGCTCAGCGGCAACCTCGTCCTCGTCGCCTCGGGCGATCCCAGCCTCGGCCTGCGCGAGCAGCCGAACGGCACGCTGGACTACGAGAGCCTGCCGGCGGCCAACCAGAGCTATGCCGACCAGCTCCCCGGCGCGGTCGAGCCACCCGGCAACCCCCTGGCCGGCCTCGATCAGCTGGCGCAGAGCGTGCGCGCCTCCGGCGTCACGCAGATCAACGGCGACGTCATCGTCGACGACCGGCTGTTCAAGGTCTACGACGGCTTCCCGGACGGGCTGATGTCGGCGATCTGGGTCAACGAGAACCTCGTCGACCTGCTCGTCACGCCGGGTACGGTCGGCGGCCCGGCGTCGATCGCGCCGCGGCCGATCACCGGCACCTACGTCGTCGACAACAAGGTCACGACGGTGGCGAAGGGTCGGCCCACCAACCTCACGGTCTCCGAGCCCACCAAGGGGACGATCGAGGTTCGCGGGACCATCGCCGCCGGCAGCCCCCCGACCCTGAGGGTCTGGGAGATCGCCGATCCGGCGGCCTTCGCCCGGACCGCGTTCATCGAGGCGCTGCAGCGCGCCGGCGTCACGGTGTCGGCGGCGACGACGGGGCCGAACCCCGCCACGCTGCTGCCCGCCAAGGACAGCTACAGCGCGTCCGACCTGGTGGGCGAGCACGTCTCCGCGACGCTCTCGCAGTTCGCCAAGCTCATCCTGAAGGTCAGCTGGAACCGCGGTGCGGACGTGATGGCGTGCCTCGTGGCCGTCAGGCTCGGGAGCACCGACTGCGCTGACGGGATGCGGGGCGAGGTCAGGCACGCCGTCGGCCTGGGGGTGCCGCGCAACGGCGTGGTGCCCCAGGACGGCGCCGGGTCCGACGACCAGGGCCGGACGACGCCCGCGGCGATGGTGACGCTGCTGCGACGGGCCGCGAAGACGCCGTACGGCAACGCGCTGGTCGACGCCCTGCCGATCCTCGGCCGGGACGGAACGCTGGCGAACGTCCTGTCGAGGTCGCCGGCGGCCGGGCACGCGCAGATCAAGACGGGCAACCGCGTGGTGTCCAACTCGGCCGGCCAGATCATCGTGCTCGGCAACAGCCTCGCGGGGTACGTCCAGACCCGCAGCGGCCGGCACGTCGTCGTCATGATCGCGGTCGGCAACGTCCCCATCCGCACGTCACTGGCGTTCTTGAACGTCGTGACCGATCAGGCCCGCATGCTCGAGGCCATCTACAGGGACCTGTGA
- a CDS encoding ABC transporter ATP-binding protein translates to MTAALSARGLSKRYGTTTALDAVDLDVAAGELVGLLGPNGAGKSTLVKIACGLVRPTAGEAHVAGATAGSRAARASTGYLAELFRFPGWARADEVLALHQRLARSAGGAAEREALLARVGLSGEGGRRMETMSKGMQQRVGIAQALIGEPRLVLLDEPTSALDPGGRRTVRDLLVGLRDQGVGVLLNSHLLSEVELVCDRVVIVDRGRVVTEGRPEDLAAPGGVEVETSEGVRRLPDARREDVPRIVRELVAEGAEVYGVRVVSGTLEDAYLAAVVGRDG, encoded by the coding sequence ATGACCGCCGCGCTGTCCGCCCGGGGCCTCTCGAAGCGCTACGGCACGACGACCGCCCTCGACGCCGTCGATCTCGACGTCGCCGCCGGCGAGCTGGTCGGCCTGCTCGGTCCCAACGGCGCGGGCAAGTCGACGTTGGTGAAGATCGCCTGCGGCCTCGTCCGCCCGACGGCCGGGGAGGCGCACGTGGCCGGCGCGACGGCCGGCAGCCGGGCGGCTCGAGCCTCGACCGGCTACCTCGCGGAGCTGTTCCGCTTCCCCGGCTGGGCCCGTGCCGACGAGGTGCTCGCGCTGCATCAGCGCCTGGCCCGCTCGGCCGGCGGCGCGGCGGAGCGCGAGGCGCTGCTGGCCCGGGTCGGCCTCAGCGGCGAGGGCGGGCGCCGGATGGAGACGATGAGCAAGGGCATGCAGCAGCGGGTGGGCATCGCCCAGGCGCTGATCGGCGAACCGCGGCTCGTGCTGCTCGACGAGCCGACGAGCGCCCTCGACCCCGGCGGCCGGCGCACGGTGCGCGACCTGCTGGTCGGGCTGCGCGACCAGGGCGTGGGCGTGCTCCTGAACTCGCACCTGCTCAGCGAGGTCGAGCTCGTCTGCGACCGCGTCGTCATCGTCGACCGCGGCCGGGTCGTGACCGAGGGCCGGCCGGAGGACCTGGCGGCGCCGGGCGGCGTCGAGGTCGAGACCTCCGAAGGCGTGCGCCGCCTGCCCGACGCGCGCCGCGAGGACGTCCCGCGGATCGTCCGCGAGCTCGTGGCCGAAGGCGCCGAGGTCTACGGCGTCCGCGTGGTGAGCGGCACGCTCGAGGACGCCTATCTCGCCGCCGTGGTGGGGCGTGACGGGTGA
- a CDS encoding DUF808 domain-containing protein — protein sequence MSAGLAALLDDVAVLARAAAASVDDVAAGASRASMKAAGVIVDDAAVTPRYVQGFRPERELPMIKRIAVGSLRNKLLVILPAALLLSEMLPWLLTPILMMGGAYLCYEGAEKLWEMIRPHDPPGTMPVSEQEPQDEDALVRGAIRTDFILSAEIMVIALNEVADEPLVSRAVILVFVALVITAGVYGVVGLIVKMDDVGLRLAQVREGLAASFGRGLVRGMPVVLSVLAKVGIAAMLWVGGHILLVGLDELGASAPYDGVHHLEEDVDDALGPVGGVAAWLTNTGASAILGLAVGAIVVAVTHLRARAGRH from the coding sequence ATGAGCGCCGGGCTGGCGGCGCTCCTCGACGACGTCGCCGTGCTCGCCCGCGCGGCCGCGGCGTCGGTCGACGACGTCGCCGCCGGTGCGAGCCGGGCGAGCATGAAGGCCGCCGGCGTGATCGTCGACGACGCCGCGGTCACCCCGCGCTACGTCCAGGGCTTCCGGCCCGAGCGCGAGCTGCCGATGATCAAGCGGATCGCCGTCGGCTCGTTGCGCAACAAGCTCCTGGTGATCCTCCCGGCGGCGCTGCTGCTCAGCGAGATGCTGCCGTGGCTGCTCACGCCGATCCTGATGATGGGCGGCGCGTACCTGTGCTACGAGGGCGCGGAGAAGCTGTGGGAGATGATCCGCCCGCACGACCCGCCGGGGACCATGCCGGTCAGCGAGCAGGAGCCGCAGGACGAAGATGCGCTCGTCCGCGGGGCGATCCGCACGGACTTCATCCTCTCGGCGGAGATCATGGTGATCGCGCTCAACGAGGTTGCCGACGAACCGCTCGTCTCCCGTGCCGTGATCCTCGTCTTCGTCGCGCTGGTGATCACCGCCGGCGTCTACGGCGTCGTCGGCCTGATCGTGAAGATGGACGACGTCGGCCTCCGGCTGGCGCAGGTCCGCGAAGGGCTCGCCGCGTCGTTCGGCCGCGGGCTCGTGCGCGGCATGCCGGTCGTCCTGTCGGTGCTGGCGAAGGTCGGGATCGCCGCGATGCTCTGGGTCGGCGGGCACATCCTCCTGGTCGGCCTCGACGAGCTCGGCGCCTCCGCGCCCTACGACGGGGTCCATCACCTGGAGGAGGACGTCGACGACGCCCTCGGACCGGTGGGCGGCGTCGCCGCGTGGCTGACGAACACCGGCGCTTCGGCGATCCTGGGGCTCGCCGTCGGCGCGATCGTCGTGGCGGTCACGCACCTGCGGGCACGCGCGGGCCGGCACTGA